In Rahnella sikkimica, the following are encoded in one genomic region:
- the recB gene encoding exodeoxyribonuclease V subunit beta yields the protein MKERIFPSALNVLNFPLTGSRLIEASAGTGKTFTIAALYVRLVLGHGAENAFSRPLTPPEILVVTFTDAATKELRDRIRERLSRAAACFLEDPDQPSAGDEFLLSLRAEYPAEEWAGCARKLQLAAEWMDESAVSTIHGWCNRMLGEHAFDSDSLFTQTLETDQTELLMNVVRDYWRSFYFSLPELDIRTLRAWWRSPEDLHKKASPLLEYAETLGTDETPADVFETTNQQKTAELSELKAGWAQWTQELRTILEGAVAAKVVDGRKIQARYFNPWLEKLHAWATSDEIMPDLKTGWDRLTPDGLAECWKQGQPPAHPALTAMETLKARLEMLPDARSGLLQHACRWIENRFDVEQKKRAQMGFNDLLTRLDAALRSDNGERLAEIIRTQFPVAMIDEFQDTDPLQYRIFDTVYRVAENAPEQGLILIGDPKQAIYAFRGADIYTYLRARRDTGGRHYTLATNFRSTRAMVASVNSVFALAEDRRSGEGAFLFRRGDENQVPFLPVEAKGRDDAWIIDGAEAAAMTLWYPENQNEPLPKSQYAQLMAEGCATEIVRLLRLGQQGAAGFGQPDEPLKPVAPGDIAVLVNTGREAAAIRTALSKRGVRSVYLSDKESIFQSAQAGELQFWLAACAAPENDRLLRAALATPSLHLSWEALDRLNQDENEWERYVQQFQQLRLCWRKQGILPMLRRLMWEFDVPRHLLAHGDERALTDLLHLSELLQQASVQLDGEHALIRWLAEQCQDENQGGDARKLRLESDAALVKVVTVHKSKGLEYPLVFLPFACAFRAVKKQDSPLKWHTPEGELEIALSATEEQRELADRERLGEDLRKFYVALTRSCYALWLGMAPLKEFEKSAPGYLFHGGEPVEAEELPASLQALETENIQAWPLPVSVGALYRSEQALPELGPRPPLRTHKGPRWWVSSFSGLQIAPAGTYLVPEALNREPPVEIESAAQDSYLEDKKSESKASADGLLQPMTGENLYAFPRGPAPGNFLHGLLEWAGDEGFAALAENPERIADQVARRCNTRGWEQWIVPLTGWLTALLTQPLALPGGESFTLAALPPYQVEMEFWFSLSQVSTRRLDTLVQHYTLGGAERAPLLAEELNGMLKGFIDLVFEHNGRYYVLDYKSNWLGDDATGYDQTAMTQSMRDHRYDLQFTLYLFALHRLLKSRLPDYDYDRHIGGAVYLFLRGSHAPGNGVCVQRPDKALMEELDVLFSRTEERT from the coding sequence ATGAAGGAACGCATTTTTCCCTCTGCGCTGAATGTGCTGAATTTCCCGCTGACCGGCAGTCGCCTGATTGAGGCCAGCGCCGGGACGGGTAAAACCTTCACCATCGCCGCGCTGTATGTGCGGCTGGTGCTCGGTCATGGCGCTGAAAATGCCTTCAGCCGCCCGCTGACGCCGCCGGAAATTCTGGTGGTGACGTTCACCGATGCCGCCACCAAAGAGCTGCGTGACAGGATCCGCGAACGCTTGTCCAGAGCGGCGGCGTGTTTTCTGGAAGACCCGGACCAACCCTCGGCGGGCGATGAATTCTTGCTGAGTTTGCGCGCGGAATATCCGGCGGAAGAGTGGGCGGGATGCGCACGTAAGCTGCAACTTGCGGCGGAATGGATGGATGAATCGGCGGTCTCCACCATTCACGGCTGGTGTAACCGAATGCTCGGCGAACACGCTTTCGACAGCGACAGTCTGTTTACGCAGACGCTGGAAACCGATCAGACCGAACTGCTGATGAACGTGGTGCGCGATTACTGGCGCAGCTTCTATTTTTCCCTGCCAGAACTGGACATCAGGACGCTGCGAGCGTGGTGGCGTTCGCCGGAAGACCTGCACAAGAAGGCGTCTCCGCTGCTCGAATATGCCGAAACGCTGGGCACGGACGAAACGCCCGCTGACGTTTTTGAGACCACGAATCAGCAAAAAACCGCCGAACTGAGCGAGCTGAAAGCGGGTTGGGCGCAATGGACGCAGGAACTGCGCACGATCCTCGAAGGTGCGGTGGCGGCGAAAGTGGTCGATGGCCGGAAAATTCAGGCGCGGTATTTTAATCCGTGGCTGGAAAAACTGCATGCCTGGGCGACCAGCGACGAGATCATGCCGGATCTGAAAACCGGCTGGGATCGCCTGACGCCGGACGGTCTGGCCGAATGCTGGAAGCAGGGGCAGCCGCCTGCGCATCCGGCGCTGACGGCGATGGAAACGCTGAAAGCGCGTCTGGAAATGTTGCCGGACGCCCGCAGCGGCCTGCTGCAACATGCCTGCCGCTGGATTGAAAACCGCTTTGACGTTGAACAGAAAAAACGGGCGCAGATGGGCTTCAACGATTTGCTGACCCGCCTTGACGCCGCGCTGCGCAGCGATAACGGCGAACGGCTGGCGGAGATTATCCGCACGCAATTCCCGGTGGCGATGATCGACGAATTTCAGGATACGGATCCGCTGCAATACCGGATTTTCGACACCGTTTACCGCGTGGCGGAAAACGCGCCGGAGCAGGGGCTGATCCTGATCGGCGATCCGAAACAGGCGATTTATGCCTTCCGCGGTGCCGACATTTATACCTATCTGCGCGCCCGCCGCGACACCGGTGGCCGTCACTACACGCTGGCGACCAACTTTCGTTCTACCCGCGCGATGGTGGCGTCGGTCAACAGCGTCTTTGCACTGGCTGAAGACCGGCGTTCCGGCGAAGGCGCGTTTCTGTTCCGCCGTGGTGATGAAAATCAGGTGCCGTTCCTGCCGGTCGAAGCCAAAGGCCGGGATGACGCGTGGATAATCGACGGCGCAGAAGCCGCCGCCATGACGCTGTGGTACCCGGAAAATCAGAATGAGCCGTTGCCGAAAAGCCAATACGCCCAGCTGATGGCCGAAGGCTGCGCGACGGAAATCGTCCGCTTGCTGCGTCTCGGGCAGCAGGGCGCGGCAGGTTTCGGGCAGCCGGATGAGCCGCTCAAACCGGTCGCACCGGGCGACATTGCCGTGCTGGTGAATACCGGGCGGGAAGCGGCGGCAATCCGCACGGCGCTGTCCAAACGCGGCGTGCGCAGCGTGTACCTTTCTGACAAAGAATCCATTTTTCAAAGTGCGCAGGCGGGCGAATTGCAGTTCTGGCTGGCGGCTTGTGCCGCGCCGGAAAACGACCGTCTTCTGCGTGCCGCGCTGGCCACGCCTTCGCTGCATTTAAGCTGGGAAGCGCTGGACCGCCTGAATCAGGACGAAAACGAGTGGGAACGCTACGTTCAGCAATTCCAGCAACTGCGCCTGTGCTGGCGCAAGCAGGGCATTTTGCCGATGCTGCGGCGTCTGATGTGGGAGTTTGACGTGCCGCGTCATCTGCTGGCGCACGGTGATGAACGGGCGCTGACCGATTTGCTGCACCTTTCCGAATTACTGCAACAGGCCAGCGTACAGCTCGATGGCGAGCACGCGCTGATCCGCTGGCTGGCGGAACAGTGCCAGGATGAAAATCAGGGCGGCGATGCGCGTAAGCTGCGTCTGGAAAGTGACGCGGCGCTGGTGAAAGTGGTTACCGTGCATAAATCCAAAGGGCTGGAATATCCGCTGGTGTTCCTGCCGTTCGCCTGCGCGTTCCGCGCGGTGAAAAAGCAGGATTCCCCGCTGAAATGGCATACGCCGGAAGGCGAACTTGAAATCGCGCTGAGCGCCACGGAAGAGCAGCGCGAGCTGGCGGATCGCGAACGTCTGGGCGAAGATCTGCGTAAGTTTTACGTCGCACTGACCCGCTCGTGTTACGCGCTGTGGCTCGGTATGGCACCGCTGAAAGAGTTTGAGAAAAGCGCGCCGGGTTATCTTTTCCACGGCGGCGAACCGGTTGAGGCTGAAGAGCTGCCCGCCAGTTTGCAGGCGCTGGAAACGGAAAATATTCAGGCGTGGCCGCTGCCAGTTTCTGTCGGAGCCTTGTATCGCAGCGAACAGGCGTTGCCGGAACTCGGGCCGCGTCCGCCGTTGCGCACGCACAAAGGCCCGCGCTGGTGGGTATCGAGTTTTTCCGGCCTGCAAATCGCCCCGGCCGGGACTTATCTCGTGCCGGAAGCGCTGAACCGTGAACCGCCGGTGGAAATCGAAAGCGCCGCGCAGGACAGCTATTTAGAAGATAAAAAGTCAGAAAGCAAAGCGTCTGCCGACGGGCTTTTGCAGCCGATGACCGGTGAGAATTTATATGCTTTCCCGCGCGGTCCTGCGCCGGGTAATTTCCTGCACGGTTTGCTGGAATGGGCGGGCGATGAAGGTTTCGCCGCACTGGCGGAAAACCCGGAGCGAATTGCCGATCAGGTGGCGCGGCGCTGTAATACGCGCGGCTGGGAGCAGTGGATTGTGCCGCTGACCGGCTGGCTGACCGCGTTGCTGACGCAGCCGCTGGCGTTGCCGGGCGGAGAGAGTTTCACGCTGGCCGCTCTGCCGCCGTATCAGGTGGAAATGGAGTTCTGGTTCTCGCTGTCGCAGGTGTCCACGCGGCGTCTCGATACCCTGGTTCAGCACTATACGCTCGGGGGCGCAGAGCGCGCGCCGCTGCTGGCGGAAGAACTGAACGGCATGCTGAAAGGCTTTATCGATCTGGTGTTTGAGCACAACGGGCGTTATTACGTGCTGGATTACAAATCTAACTGGCTCGGCGATGACGCCACCGGTTATGACCAGACGGCGATGACGCAGTCGATGCGGGATCACCGTTACGATTTGCAGTTCACGCTGTATCTGTTTGCGCTGCATCGTTTGCTGAAATCTCGTTTGCCGGATTACGACTACGACCGCCATATCGGCGGCGCGGTGTATTTATTCCTGCGCGGCAGCCACGCGCCGGGCAACGGGGTCTGCGTCCAGCGGCCGGATAAAGCATTAATGGAAGAACTCGACGTTCTTTTCAGCCGCACTGAGGAACGCACATGA
- the recC gene encoding exodeoxyribonuclease V subunit gamma, with product MVLHGNHSEALRDILVSWMAAHPLSPLENEVILVQSNGINQWLKLALARDVSEGGCGIAAALDIKLPARFFWQVYRAVLGKDQVPDSSPFDRSLLTWRLIRLLPQLLPEPVFAPLARFLKDDGDMRKLHQLAQRLADLFDQYQVYRADWLEDWGNGLDVLRTSRKGSEPVPENLLWQPQLWRALLDDVPESERGTSRAALHQRFLQHAQTIPEDQRPAGLPARLIVFGISSLPQQSLEVLAVLGRWTHIFMCVHNPCEHDWSDIIADKDLLRAERARQQRKPGMPQVIAEGDLHQHAHPLLAAWGKQGRDYIGLLNEYDNHESYASTLAPVIPRIDLFTSNGEDTLLHQLQEDILQLRPLAETKDKWPEIDALKDPSLRFSITHSAQREVEVLHDRLLAALAADPTLKARDIIVMVPDINGYAPHIQAVFGLMERSDPRYIPFTVADQGPRQNNPLLGALESLLTLPQSRFAVSDLLDLLDVPSVRQRFGIGEEQLPLLHRWISAANVRWGLHAEQRQSLGLPLSPEQNSWFFGLQRMLLGYAVGSGDAWQGIEPLDEIGGLEAALIGPLSHLLNCLDETWRQLCEPASPQVWGERLQALLSGYFAEDDGDDGFILVRLHTELETWLEACESVDLQAELPLSVVREHWLAQFDQSGLTQPFFGGAVTFATLMPMRAIPFRHVYLLGMNDGDYPRHRVPMDFDLMGRDYRPGDRSRREDDRYLFLEALLSARERLHISWVGRSILDNTGRPPSVLVAQLRDHLAAGWKAQNGGDLVHAISTEHRLQPFNRDYFSKGSELFSYAHEWRAGMDADITAEAPQPLPPVEQEGALTLRQLADFLSDPVRSFFRQRLNIYFELEDAGSEDQEPFDINALENWRLQDELIRAQKWALEAGESRQDILRQQLERIERRGELAPGEFAAVLSEDLAEPMETLFASYQSVLDEWPQTLANEALSVESAGVNVSDWLGDLRANASGDRARVVLESIGIMTKERSYRFDRLLPYWVAHLAGHLGGQPMHSIIISKNGTAELPPLEINEAQALWQQLIETWQQGQLRPLPLAVKTAFVWLKKDGTAQSPPDSDAGLAARDTYENHDPANMKFGERDSNPYLARAWPDFATLWSGGEFAELADKLLAPLKNHLSRSSKKGAKE from the coding sequence ATGGTGTTACACGGAAATCACTCAGAAGCGCTGAGGGATATTCTGGTGTCGTGGATGGCGGCGCATCCGCTGTCTCCGCTGGAAAACGAAGTGATTCTGGTACAAAGCAACGGGATCAATCAGTGGCTGAAACTGGCGCTGGCGCGCGATGTGTCCGAAGGCGGCTGCGGGATCGCGGCGGCGCTGGACATCAAACTGCCTGCGCGCTTTTTCTGGCAGGTTTACCGCGCGGTGCTGGGCAAAGACCAGGTGCCGGATTCGTCGCCGTTTGACCGCTCGCTGCTGACCTGGCGGCTGATCCGTCTGTTGCCGCAATTACTGCCTGAACCTGTTTTTGCTCCGCTGGCGCGTTTCTTAAAAGATGACGGCGATATGCGTAAGCTGCATCAGCTGGCGCAGCGTCTGGCGGATTTGTTCGATCAGTATCAGGTATACCGCGCCGACTGGCTCGAAGACTGGGGCAACGGGCTGGACGTGTTGCGCACCAGCCGTAAAGGCAGCGAGCCGGTGCCGGAAAACCTGCTGTGGCAGCCGCAATTGTGGCGCGCACTGCTGGACGATGTGCCTGAAAGCGAGCGGGGAACCAGCCGCGCCGCACTGCATCAGCGTTTTCTGCAACATGCTCAAACTATTCCTGAAGACCAGCGTCCGGCCGGTTTGCCTGCGCGGCTGATCGTCTTCGGCATTTCGTCGCTGCCGCAACAATCCTTAGAAGTTCTGGCTGTGCTCGGCCGCTGGACGCACATCTTTATGTGTGTCCATAACCCGTGCGAGCACGACTGGAGCGATATTATCGCCGATAAAGATCTTCTGCGCGCCGAACGTGCGCGTCAGCAGCGCAAACCGGGCATGCCGCAGGTGATTGCCGAAGGCGATTTGCATCAGCACGCGCATCCGCTGCTGGCGGCGTGGGGCAAACAGGGGCGCGATTACATCGGCCTGCTCAATGAATATGACAATCACGAGTCCTACGCTTCCACGCTCGCGCCGGTGATCCCGCGTATTGATCTGTTCACCTCCAACGGCGAAGACACCTTATTGCATCAGTTGCAGGAAGACATTCTGCAACTGCGGCCGCTGGCGGAAACGAAAGACAAATGGCCTGAGATTGATGCGCTGAAAGACCCATCCCTGCGTTTTTCGATAACGCACAGCGCCCAGCGTGAAGTGGAAGTGCTGCACGACCGTCTGCTGGCCGCGCTGGCCGCCGATCCGACGCTGAAAGCGCGCGATATTATCGTGATGGTGCCGGACATTAATGGCTATGCGCCGCACATTCAGGCGGTGTTTGGCCTGATGGAACGCAGCGATCCGCGCTATATCCCGTTCACCGTGGCCGATCAGGGGCCGCGTCAGAACAACCCGTTGCTCGGTGCGCTTGAAAGCCTGCTGACGTTGCCGCAGTCGCGTTTTGCCGTCAGCGATTTGCTGGATTTACTCGATGTGCCGTCGGTGCGTCAGCGTTTTGGCATCGGTGAAGAGCAGTTGCCGCTGCTGCACCGCTGGATAAGCGCCGCCAACGTGCGCTGGGGGCTGCATGCGGAACAGCGTCAGAGCCTCGGGTTGCCGTTATCGCCGGAGCAAAACAGCTGGTTCTTCGGCCTGCAAAGAATGCTGCTCGGTTACGCCGTTGGCAGCGGTGACGCCTGGCAGGGCATTGAACCGCTGGACGAAATCGGCGGGCTGGAAGCAGCGCTGATTGGCCCGCTGTCGCATCTCTTAAATTGCCTTGATGAAACCTGGCGTCAGCTGTGTGAACCCGCGTCGCCACAGGTGTGGGGCGAACGTTTACAGGCGTTGCTCAGCGGGTATTTTGCCGAAGATGACGGCGACGACGGTTTTATTTTAGTGCGTCTGCATACCGAGCTGGAAACCTGGCTTGAAGCCTGTGAAAGCGTCGATCTTCAGGCCGAGCTGCCGCTGTCTGTTGTGCGCGAACACTGGCTGGCGCAGTTTGATCAGTCCGGCCTGACGCAGCCGTTCTTTGGCGGTGCCGTCACGTTTGCCACGCTGATGCCGATGCGCGCCATTCCGTTCCGCCATGTTTACCTGCTCGGAATGAATGACGGCGATTATCCGCGCCACCGCGTGCCGATGGATTTCGACCTGATGGGGCGTGATTACCGGCCGGGCGACCGTTCGCGCCGTGAAGATGACCGTTATCTGTTCCTCGAAGCGTTGCTGTCGGCGCGCGAACGCCTGCATATCAGCTGGGTCGGGCGCAGCATTCTCGATAATACCGGGCGTCCGCCGTCGGTGCTGGTGGCGCAACTGCGCGACCATCTGGCAGCGGGCTGGAAAGCGCAGAACGGCGGCGACCTGGTTCACGCGATCAGCACCGAGCATCGCCTGCAACCGTTTAACCGCGATTACTTCAGCAAGGGCAGCGAGCTTTTCAGCTACGCCCACGAATGGCGCGCCGGAATGGACGCGGATATCACCGCTGAAGCGCCGCAGCCGTTGCCGCCGGTGGAGCAGGAAGGGGCGCTGACGCTGCGTCAGCTGGCGGATTTCCTGTCCGATCCGGTGCGCAGTTTCTTCCGCCAGCGGCTGAATATTTACTTCGAGCTGGAAGATGCGGGAAGTGAAGATCAGGAGCCGTTTGATATCAATGCGCTGGAGAACTGGCGTTTGCAGGATGAACTGATCCGCGCGCAGAAATGGGCGCTGGAGGCCGGAGAGTCGCGTCAGGATATTTTGCGTCAGCAGCTTGAACGCATCGAACGGCGCGGTGAACTGGCACCGGGCGAATTTGCCGCCGTGCTGAGTGAAGATCTCGCCGAGCCGATGGAAACGCTGTTCGCCAGTTATCAGAGCGTGCTTGATGAATGGCCGCAGACGCTGGCGAATGAAGCGCTGAGTGTTGAAAGCGCAGGCGTGAATGTCTCGGACTGGCTGGGCGATTTACGCGCTAACGCCAGCGGGGATCGCGCCCGCGTGGTGCTGGAAAGTATCGGCATCATGACCAAAGAACGCAGTTACCGCTTTGACCGTTTGCTCCCTTACTGGGTCGCACATCTGGCCGGACACCTCGGCGGACAGCCGATGCACAGCATCATTATCAGTAAAAACGGCACGGCAGAATTACCGCCGCTGGAGATTAATGAGGCGCAGGCGCTCTGGCAGCAACTGATCGAAACCTGGCAGCAGGGACAATTACGGCCGTTACCGCTGGCGGTCAAAACAGCCTTTGTCTGGCTGAAAAAAGACGGCACCGCGCAAAGTCCGCCGGACAGCGATGCCGGGCTTGCGGCCCGCGATACCTATGAAAATCACGATCCGGCTAACATGAAATTTGGTGAACGCGACAGCAACCCGTATCTGGCGCGCGCGTGGCCGGATTTCGCCACGCTCTGGTCCGGCGGCGAATTCGCTGAACTGGCTGACAAATTGCTGGCACCGCTGAAAAATCATCTTTCCCGCAGCAGCAAAAAAGGAGCGAAAGAATGA
- the recD gene encoding exodeoxyribonuclease V subunit alpha, with translation MKINRREDIVKLLASWVECGWLRELDRALVTFLAKEAPDAHPLLLLATALTSYQLGRGHVCLDLQATLADSAFSLSLPPDGDHSDGAISRPSAVLDDLSLEEWMAALVNPQLVGSGDGNSPLVLAGHRLYLRRYWQYEQNVREAIEQRLSRTQLNALPAKSLRASLDALFPQAGNAEPVNWQKLACGLAAGGAFSIITGGPGTGKTTTVVRLLALLQALALEENGQPLRIRLAAPTGKAAARLNESVAGAVSRLDLHALNNGDAVRDSINTDVVTLHRLLGSRPDTRHFRHHAGNPLMLDVLVVDEASMVDLEMMAALLAALPQNARLILLGDKDQLASVEAGALLSELCQRATGGHYLPQTRDWLQSVTGEKIPDALVDPAGTSMDQAVVMLRHSYRFDAQSGIGRLAEAVNDGDVKALKQVWKQGYADLAQLTLTADDDTELHDWVINGGAGRFPAAQSRQGVEPPVGYRHYLNVMTNERPADDAPPEAFSAWAAKVLLAYSQFQLLCALRGGRWGVEGLNQRIAEILYKDGLLKGAVGWFPGRPVLVTRNDYSQRLMNGDIGMTLEIPHRLADGTVVPVLRVAFLTGDGTQDIRWIMPGRLQAVETVFAMTVHKSQGSEFTHTALLLPENLSPILTRELIYTGITRARHWFSLGCVGGINAVLPEAVQRRVLRASGLVN, from the coding sequence ATGAAAATCAACCGCCGTGAAGACATTGTAAAACTGCTGGCCAGCTGGGTGGAGTGTGGCTGGCTGCGTGAACTGGATCGCGCGCTGGTGACGTTTCTGGCAAAAGAAGCGCCGGATGCGCACCCGCTTTTATTGCTGGCAACGGCGTTGACCAGCTACCAGCTTGGGCGCGGCCATGTGTGTCTGGATTTGCAAGCCACGCTGGCAGACAGCGCGTTTTCGCTCTCGCTTCCGCCCGACGGCGATCATTCCGATGGCGCGATTTCCCGCCCGTCGGCGGTGCTTGACGATCTGAGTCTGGAAGAGTGGATGGCGGCGCTGGTGAACCCGCAGCTGGTGGGCAGCGGTGACGGCAATTCGCCGCTGGTGCTCGCCGGACACCGCCTGTATCTGCGGCGTTACTGGCAGTACGAGCAGAACGTGCGCGAGGCCATTGAACAGCGACTGAGCCGCACGCAGCTGAATGCGCTGCCCGCGAAATCGTTGCGCGCGTCACTCGATGCCCTGTTCCCGCAGGCCGGAAACGCGGAGCCGGTGAACTGGCAGAAACTGGCGTGCGGGCTGGCGGCGGGCGGTGCGTTCAGCATTATTACCGGCGGCCCCGGCACCGGAAAAACCACTACGGTGGTGCGTCTGCTGGCGCTTTTGCAGGCGCTGGCGCTGGAAGAAAACGGCCAGCCGCTGCGTATCCGGCTGGCGGCGCCGACCGGTAAAGCGGCGGCGCGTCTGAATGAATCAGTGGCCGGTGCCGTTTCGCGGTTAGATCTGCACGCGCTGAACAACGGCGATGCGGTGCGCGACAGTATTAATACCGACGTGGTAACGCTTCACCGGTTGCTCGGCAGCCGGCCGGATACCCGGCATTTCCGGCATCATGCGGGCAATCCGCTGATGCTCGACGTGCTGGTGGTGGACGAAGCGTCGATGGTCGATCTGGAAATGATGGCGGCGCTGCTGGCCGCGCTTCCCCAGAATGCACGGCTGATCCTGCTCGGCGATAAAGATCAGCTGGCCTCGGTGGAAGCCGGTGCGCTGCTCAGCGAGTTATGTCAGCGGGCAACGGGCGGGCATTATCTGCCGCAAACCCGTGACTGGCTGCAAAGCGTAACAGGGGAAAAAATTCCGGATGCGCTGGTCGATCCGGCGGGAACGTCGATGGATCAGGCCGTGGTGATGCTGCGCCACAGCTACCGTTTTGATGCACAAAGCGGCATCGGACGGCTGGCGGAAGCGGTCAATGATGGCGACGTTAAAGCGCTGAAACAGGTCTGGAAACAGGGTTACGCCGATCTGGCACAGCTTACGCTTACCGCGGATGACGACACTGAACTGCACGATTGGGTGATTAACGGCGGGGCGGGGCGGTTTCCGGCTGCGCAAAGCCGACAGGGCGTTGAGCCGCCGGTCGGCTACCGCCATTATCTGAACGTGATGACCAATGAACGTCCGGCGGATGATGCGCCGCCGGAAGCGTTCAGCGCCTGGGCTGCGAAAGTGCTGCTGGCGTACAGTCAGTTCCAGTTGCTGTGTGCTTTGCGTGGCGGGCGCTGGGGCGTGGAGGGCCTGAATCAGCGGATCGCGGAAATACTGTATAAAGACGGGTTGCTGAAAGGCGCGGTTGGCTGGTTCCCAGGGCGTCCGGTGCTGGTGACGCGCAATGATTACAGTCAGCGGTTAATGAACGGCGATATCGGCATGACGCTGGAAATCCCGCACCGGCTGGCGGACGGTACCGTGGTGCCGGTGCTGCGTGTGGCATTTCTGACCGGCGACGGCACGCAGGATATCCGCTGGATCATGCCGGGGCGGTTACAGGCGGTCGAAACGGTGTTTGCCATGACGGTGCATAAATCGCAGGGTTCTGAATTTACCCATACGGCGTTGCTACTGCCGGAAAATCTCAGCCCGATCCTGACCCGTGAGCTGATTTACACCGGGATTACCCGTGCGCGTCACTGGTTCAGTCTGGGATGTGTGGGGGGAATTAACGCCGTGCTGCCGGAGGCCGTTCAGCGCAGGGTGCTGCGCGCCAGCGGTCTGGTCAATTAA
- the yniD gene encoding small membrane protein YniD, whose amino-acid sequence MVTKRMMAKHWKMVVVLLCICGALMLLRWAAMIWG is encoded by the coding sequence ATGGTGACAAAACGGATGATGGCCAAACACTGGAAAATGGTGGTGGTGCTTTTGTGCATCTGTGGTGCGCTGATGCTCCTGCGCTGGGCCGCCATGATCTGGGGGTAA
- a CDS encoding MFS transporter — protein sequence MNQPPKKTPLPLSALLAMALTGFIAIMTETLPAGLLPQIAGGLDVSQAMAGQMITAYAAGSLMAVIPLAALTRGWNRRTALLTAIAGFLIFNTITTFSTNFALTLIARWMAGAAAGLAWGLLAGYARRMVPVHQQGRALSVAMLGAPVALSVGVPLGTWMGTLVGWRMAFGMMSVVTLLLVVWVLRQVPDYPGQKAAQRQSLRQVIMMPGVRSILGVILLWMLTHNLLYTYIVPFLRLSGLAGHADQILLVFGIGALAGIGLTGVLVDKRLRQTLLISLALFAVISLVLALNSGSARIVTLCVALWGLTFGGAATLLQTAIADATGEHADMAQSMVVVAWNLAIAGGGLSGGILLETVGIHVFPWAMQILLVAGLLIAWRAKKQGFKPGPRHSPVHQGQDQSFGKAQKV from the coding sequence ATGAATCAGCCCCCGAAAAAGACGCCGCTTCCGCTCTCCGCCTTGCTGGCGATGGCGCTGACCGGTTTTATTGCCATCATGACTGAAACGCTGCCCGCTGGATTACTGCCACAAATCGCCGGTGGCCTTGACGTATCGCAGGCCATGGCGGGCCAGATGATTACCGCGTATGCCGCCGGTTCGCTGATGGCCGTGATCCCGCTGGCCGCCCTGACGCGCGGCTGGAACCGCCGCACGGCGCTGCTGACGGCGATTGCCGGTTTCCTGATTTTTAATACGATCACCACCTTCTCGACGAATTTTGCCCTGACGCTGATTGCCCGCTGGATGGCGGGTGCCGCCGCCGGCCTGGCGTGGGGATTACTGGCCGGTTACGCGCGGCGCATGGTGCCCGTGCATCAGCAGGGGCGCGCGCTGTCGGTCGCGATGCTCGGCGCGCCGGTGGCGCTGTCGGTTGGCGTACCGCTGGGAACCTGGATGGGCACGCTGGTCGGCTGGCGGATGGCGTTCGGGATGATGTCGGTCGTTACGCTGTTGCTGGTCGTCTGGGTGCTGCGCCAGGTGCCGGATTATCCGGGCCAGAAAGCCGCACAGCGTCAGTCTCTGCGGCAGGTCATCATGATGCCGGGCGTGCGCAGTATTCTGGGGGTGATCCTGCTATGGATGCTCACCCACAACCTGCTTTATACCTACATTGTTCCGTTCCTGCGGCTCTCCGGACTGGCCGGTCATGCAGATCAGATCCTGCTGGTGTTTGGCATTGGCGCGCTGGCAGGGATCGGGCTGACCGGCGTTCTGGTGGACAAACGTCTGCGCCAGACGTTACTCATCAGCCTTGCGCTGTTTGCGGTGATCTCACTGGTGCTGGCGCTCAACAGCGGTTCTGCGCGCATCGTGACGTTATGCGTTGCACTGTGGGGCCTGACGTTTGGCGGCGCGGCGACGTTGCTGCAAACCGCCATTGCCGATGCGACGGGCGAACACGCGGATATGGCGCAATCGATGGTTGTTGTGGCCTGGAATCTGGCCATCGCAGGCGGCGGTTTGTCCGGCGGGATCTTGCTGGAAACCGTCGGGATCCACGTCTTTCCGTGGGCGATGCAGATTTTACTGGTGGCAGGTTTGCTGATTGCCTGGCGTGCGAAAAAACAGGGCTTTAAACCCGGTCCGCGTCATTCGCCCGTGCATCAGGGGCAGGATCAAAGTTTTGGAAAGGCACAAAAGGTATAA